Within Spinacia oleracea cultivar Varoflay chromosome 4, BTI_SOV_V1, whole genome shotgun sequence, the genomic segment ATCAAAAGATATATTGGTAGAATATATTGGGTAGAATAGAAGGATAATTTTTTAGTCCATTGCCTTTCTTACTAGTGTGTAACATATAGCTTAACTACTTGGAACATCTAGCTTACCAGATTAGAACATATAAGAATAATGTGCAGAACATATAGATTCACTTGTTAAAACATATATATTCAATTGATAGAACATATAGCTTCTCTTGTTAGAACATTAAGTTTCACCTTTTAAAACACGATTACTTACTACGTATCACTAGTTTATAAAGCGACAAAATATCAGTGCCGGAGTCCATTTATAGTCTAATTGTCAAAAAAACACTTTTACCTGACATCCTTTCAAATATTGGGTAATATTTCATCATCTAAATTCTTTAGAACATGAAGGCTCACTTTTAAGAATATTAAGTTTCACCTTTTAGACCATAATTTTATATTGTTCTCTTCATGTAGAGATCGAAGCTATTATTTATGGATATTTTATGTTCTAAATTTCATAACTAGATGTTCTAAAACTAGAAAGGTATTTTCCAATGTTCTCTTCTTGTATCTAATATGTTCTTGAATGTGCTTTGAGTCTGATTTTTGGCATATTTTTATGAGGATTCAGGCAAGGTTAGCTATGTTGTGTTTTCATGGGCAACATTATGGGATAATATAGTTGTTGAATAGATTGGTGTTGGTCTTAAGTGGCTAGATAGTTGTTGGTGCAGGCTATTTGTTTTGCAGGGAGGGTTGTTCAATCTGAGGTGGTATGATTCCTGTAATTGATTATTGGCCATGCAACTATTGTGATATGTTTGGCTACTGCTAGcagttgtgtgtgtgtgtgtgtgtgtgtgtgtgtgtgtgtgtgcgtgtgtgtggtGTTGTTGCAAGTAATGCTTGATTTTTTGGAAcaatgcctattagctcaattggtagagctttgTGCGATTGCACAAagatgtaggttcgaatcctacataggcaactCTTTGTATTCCGTTTATGATATTACTTAATTCTCCTATTTGATGATTATTTACTTTGGACCACTTCTACTTACTTTTGAATCTGTTCTACTTACTTTAGAACATATGTataaatatttagaacattaGCTTCAGTTTATAGAACATGACTGAGATGGACAAGATGTATGACCAACATAATTCCTCAATGGCAGAGTTTGATCAGAAAGCGAGTAACTGCTCGGGACCTTTATGCATAGTAGTTGACAACAAATTATCACTAGTTAGTGTCGATATATTCCAAAGAGGTGATGAATAAGGAACCAGTGGACTTAAAACCCTTGCAGGGGTGTCCTTGGCTACTTGCTGATAGCTCTACTCACAGGTGTAACGGGAACTTTCCTTAATTGGGACCCTGGTTTACCAACATTTGAGGCCCGACCCTATCCCAACGAACGAAAAAGTATTCACGGGCTAATAGAACTGCACTACTATGCTCTAAAGCTAAGGTTATCAAAGACACGACTGGCATTCTCGAGTCACGGCCAGGTGGGCGTTTAAGACACTTAACTAAGCTTGTGCTGGAGGGTAACTCTCTTGTAGGACCTATCCCTATAAATACATTGGCGCTAACTTGTGTGTTCACaacaacctatgtaggatttgaatctacatccatgtgcaatggcacactgctctaccatttgagctaataggttaaTTTTAACAAAAGTTTCAAGAAAAATATGCATGTAGTACTATCtatagaaaatagaaaaatgcaACAACATCTTGCATTATAgagtaataaaagaacatatgcGTAGTTAGTTAGAACATACGCAATGATAATTAGAACATACACAATGAGGATAAATTAAGTACCTGCAACAAAAACTAGATCAATATATTTATGTAGTTTGGTCGAATGCAAGAGAATATATGAAAAAAGAGGTCATTCTGTGAAGGTTGCGATGTTAGACTTGCAATCTTCTATAAATTTTATCCTAATGGTTTGATATATTCTGTACTTGGAATCTTCTCCTAGTGGTTTGATCAATTCCTATACTTGGAATATAAGATTATATAGACAGACCCTATtatgaagtactccgtatttattaattataaactGTAGCAAGAAAGAAAATCACCATAACAAAAACTAACTGAATTTGCTTTTGAAACTTGTTTCATTTTACAATTTAGGAAATTATATTACCCTTTTAAGCCCTAAGGAATTGAATTGTTTGTTTctgacactagtagaaaaaacccttattgcagcgggcttttagacccctgttgcagcgtacatcgtatgctgcaactggggggcctgcaacaagtctgaacttgttgcagcgtacaagttcgctgcaaaaagtgatttgttgcagcgggcttttagatgtacgctgcaacaagtgccaaaaaattggcaaaattttggacttgttgcagcgtacatatatatgtacgctgcaaaagactcaactttttgcagcgtacatttatttgtacgctgcaacaagtctgaattactcaattttttgcagcgtacatttatttgtacgctgcaacaagtctgaatttttgcgaaatttttttcccttgttgcagcgtacaacatatatgtacgctgcaaaaaagcacttttggcgggaaaattctaattttgtttagggatacctagagtgccttgcaccaaatatagaaacctgtcaaaacaataatagaataacgcaacctgtataacaaatataaaaacaactggagttttgtatatatcccaaaaccaaaagtgcacataccgatacatttaaatatatttacgttccaatttcaacgtacgcatacattttaacataaaagattgttctataacatctaaaccaacacgatcaagcgccctcaggtcaataataaatacttggtggtaaaaaacttcgcccattgctcacgaaccacatcaatttcctcactagcataaggcgcagtcctcggagtatagaccttacaaaaacaaaaaattgatggagcattagatcgattaaatgcaaatgaaatgtcacattttaacattcaagcaactaatgacaatgtattaatagtctagaatacgaatcaattagttacttaattacctcatctagccggccttcatagtcatgttgtaacgtgactatctctaacatgaacttcataacgtaatagccacactcagttccgccgatttgttgagcacactgattaagaaacataatactttatcttgcaaggccaataattaataaaaacaaagcaaaaagctaattaagaaacatgttatacctctatatgaatgggtttacacgacttaaaactcgttttattcggacaatgcccaccattgcacttgtacacttggtatgccctagaaaattaacgaaacatgggtactcatgaatatgattttggcttaggtttcttaaagactaatgtaatttgtaagcaaaagaacttacaaactcaagattccccatgcataatctgttcgacgtggatctctagcagaatcgaaaatatatacataacctctacgtaggtccatcacgtataaattccaatgatttctgtataatttataaatgatatattaaatatttaataacaataataattaatattttatatgaaacttatataatataacacacttactcttgattatatgggattaaaaaccaattagttaggttaggattacccatcttctccttttcaatttcagcttggaaaatgtttttcaaatacattgttggcgctccagggtcggccttgattctagtgcttgacataatctcgggacaaatgaacgaaatccgagacatttcaaatgatttggcatgatcgtgcaataaacacctacaaaataaacaagattacactattaagatcgataaagagaaaaaacttcaaagaaataatagttatattaacaacaataaaacatttaattacaaTATGTAGACTTGGATCGCTGAAATGTTTAAGCACGCCCCGCGAAGGAACTCTCCTATATCAGACGCAGTTATGTATGTTTCTTGATCAAAATCCAAGTGCCAAACTGAGGCCGCCAATGGGATGGTAGTAGTATCATATATATCATCAGGCGCCGAAGTCATGATAAACTACAAGTATTTGCATGACgggccaagaccttgaattgCATCGTGTACAAGTCCCGCTTTCTTGCTTTTGGTGGTTGATTCTTGTGTtttacgatcacaactacccacgacctctaagttggacttaggcttagaattcgacttctttggatgcgaaaattcctataacaatagtcaattaacattagtcatgtaataaaaatcaaatgagtccttaggttctttagttcaaatttgggagcgaaaatgtcattttagctcaatatatgacctataacgacccaacgagccttaaatgtgcataaataggttcgaatgagttttagaaacttaaaactatgcatattagtcatgtaagaagaatcaaatgagtccttaggttctttagttcaaatttgggagcgaaaatgtcattttagctcaatatatgacctataacgacccaacgagccttaaatgtgcataaataggttcgaatgagttttagaaacttaaaactatgcatattagtcatgtaataagaatcaaatgagtccttaggttctttagttcaaatttgggagcgaaaatgtcattttagctcaatatatgacctataacgacccaacgagccttaaatatgcataattaggttcgaatgagttttagaaacttaaaactatgcatattagtcatgtaagaagaatcaaatgagtccttaggttctttagttcaaatttgggagcgaaaatgtcattttagctcaatatatgacctataacgacccaacgagccttaaatgtgcataaataggttcgaatgagttttagaaacttaaaactatgcatattagtcatgtaataagaatcaaatgagtccttaggttctttagttcaaatttgggagcaaaaatgtcattttagctcaatatatgacctataacgacccaacgagccttaaatgtgcataattaggttcgaatgagttttagaaacttaaaactatgcatattagtcgtgtaataagaatcaaatgagtccttaggttctttagttcaaatttgggagcgaaaatgtcattttagctcaatatatgacctataacgacccaacgagccttaaatgtgcataattaggttcgaatgagttttagaaacttaaaactatgcatattagtcgtgtaataagaatcaaatgagtccttaggttctttagttcaaagttgggagcggaaatgtcattttaggttcgaatgagttttagagggTTTACCTTGGATGGTAAGTCTGTTGTCTTCTTTTGGGCCGCTAACACCGTTGTCTTTTTCTTGGAGCTACCATCCCTCTCTTTAGAAACATTAGACTTGGACTTCTTTTTAGGAGGTGAAGTACAATcctttaaaattcaacaaaaacaagAGTAGGTAAGATGTCGAATGTGCTTGCGTGAACATATACATTCTaaacaataaaacatatatacctCGCCGTCTTCGAAAATCACTAAGTGTATGGGCCATTGCACAAAACTACCCAGAGCACCGCCTAAGTTAGTGAAACCATCTCCCGTAGGTACCGGAAGAATATCATCAACATGTCCGTCGTAAACAAAATCAACTTGGACTTTATAGTGACCAGGCTTCATCGATGTAAAATGTTGGGGCAATGCACCATCTGAGGGTTGTACCATACCATCCGCCACGACAATGTTGTTGCCTGAAACTTTATCCTCAAGGGCAAGACGACATGGAGTCCTTTCCTTCATAAACAAAGGTTTCAATgcaactttgtaagtgatacagATTATTAAgtaaatgtcaactaaaaacataaaaggaTCAAGCAACTATGTTAAAAAAGAGTGACTACGTCGTACCTTTAGCTCGCGTGGTTGCGGCACTAAGATGTGACGAGTGGTTCTTGTAGCACTAACATCAAGGTCAACTCTGGCAGAATCATTTAAGTGGAGGTCATCAGGTATCGGGGTAGAAATGGAGTTTAGTTGTCCTGTTTTTAACAAGGTGCTTAGTTGCTTTTGGAGGGCCTCTGCCACCCTTTTCTCTACCCTTTTCTCTAATTCACCTTCAAACTCCTTTTTCACAGAAGCTCTGATTGATTCGTAATTTTCTGATgaagcttcaccatggtcacTTCTACTATGTCGAATACACGGACCGAAAGCCTTTTTGATACCAACCATGCCACCTGTTCCCTTGACACGCCCACGATGATCTTTTTTCCCTATAGCTTTAGTGAGGGCATCCTCACCCTGTTCGAAAGAAAGATTTCCTTTTTCCTCTTCTGCGATGTACTCTAACTGCCAATTAGGAAAGTAAAATTACTTTATATTCTCTAATCAAAGcaagtaaatattaattaattatcgctACTTACAGCTTTTGTTGCGATTTCAACAACTTCTGTATCGTTcgggtcaatttcccactttcccTCTTTATTTTGTACTTGATGGGCCAAAATCCACTCCTTTGATCTGTATTTTCTAACTCTATTAACATTTGAGGTCACTGATGAGTTCACCGAGGAGCTACTCGAGATAGGTAAAGCTGCATCTGGTGGAAGTCGTCCATCCTTTATCCAATCTAGTCGCTTTCTA encodes:
- the LOC130459826 gene encoding uncharacterized protein, whose translation is MTSAPDDIYDTTTIPLAASVWHLDFDQETYITASDIGEFLRGACLNISAIQVYILCLLHDHAKSFEMSRISFICPEIMSSTRIKADPGAPTMYLKNIFQAEIEKEKMGNPNLTNWFLIPYNQENHWNLYVMDLRRGYVYIFDSARDPRRTDYAWGILSL
- the LOC130459253 gene encoding uncharacterized protein; this encodes MNENQIVVRHESEGGKTPTTGDESQDVSTITKTIKGRGPSKGVKVAKPMFLEYNVYNVPDGQWSHEYGKQVGSCATRININVPLYPKVDEQIKKGFWEETKLMFHITDDSNHSREKYFHSCVAKRFSCFKSKLVRRWITMKEKKPKNQTNKMPWDVYNHITEDDWKTFVKHYFLPESLLRSEKARKSASCNKNPHRTGQKGYNRKRLDWIKDGRLPPDAALPISSSSSVNSSVTSNVNRVRKYRSKEWILAHQVQNKEGKWEIDPNDTEVVEIATKALEYIAEEEKGNLSFEQGEDALTKAIGKKDHRGRVKGTGGMVGIKKAFGPCIRHSRSDHGEASSENYESIRASVKKEFEGELEKRVEKRVAEALQKQLSTLLKTGQLNSISTPIPDDLHLNDSARVDLDVSATRTTRHILVPQPRELKERTPCRLALEDKVSGNNIVVADGMVQPSDGALPQHFTSMKPGHYKVQVDFVYDGHVDDILPVPTGDGFTNLGGALGSFVQWPIHLVIFEDGEDCTSPPKKKSKSNVSKERDGSSKKKTTVLAAQKKTTDLPSKVNPLKLIRT